A stretch of the Candidatus Omnitrophota bacterium genome encodes the following:
- a CDS encoding DUF2007 domain-containing protein codes for MTKSKFVIVLTTNDHTSMAMAKSLLQSAGIEYYVKGEILEEPEK; via the coding sequence ATGACTAAATCAAAATTTGTAATCGTATTAACAACCAACGACCACACCTCGATGGCTATGGCGAAATCATTGCTTCAGAGCGCGGGAATAGAATATTATGTTAAGGGCGAGATCCTGGAAGAGCCGGAGAAATAG